The genomic window CATCTACGTCTGGGGGCGCGTGGACCGCCTCGACGCCGATGGGGACGAGTACGTGGTCGTGGACTACAAGACCGGCACGTACCGTCTCGACGAAGCGTCGATCGACGGGTCGCTCCCGCTCTCCCTGTACGCGATGGCGGTCTCGCAGGCGTTCCGCAAGCGCGTCTCCCGCATCGTGCTCTACGACCTGGCCGCCGGCCGCCGAGTCGAGACGAGCCGCAACCCGGCCCGGCTCGCGGACGACTGGATGGAGATCCAGAGCCTGGTGGCGCGGATGAGGGGGGAGTCGTCGTGGGAGGCGACCCCGGGCCACCTGTGCCGGTACTGCGACTTCCTCGTCTGCTGTCCGGAGGGGAAGGCTGAGGTCGGCCCGGACGCGCCCGCCCTCATGCGCCGGACGTTCCGCCGATGACCGGACGCATCGTCGTGACGGGGGTCCAGGCGTCCGGACGCCACGGCGTGGCTCCGTTCGAGCGGGAGCGTCCCACCGAGCTGCTCGTCGACGCCGAGCTGGACATCGATATCGCCCGGGCGGCGTCGTCCGACTCGCTGGACGACACCATCGACTACACGGAGGTCATC from Actinomycetota bacterium includes these protein-coding regions:
- a CDS encoding PD-(D/E)XK nuclease family protein → MSGHQEARLFDEVESLFELNPSRLQTYLDCPRQYRYRYVDHRPERRSFPQTALGRSVHRALRDFYALPPADRTESNLILNLRHAWDPSGYPSGEAARSGLARAEDMLRRFHAMEDHSKVRAIALESKFALSHPGAGIYVWGRVDRLDADGDEYVVVDYKTGTYRLDEASIDGSLPLSLYAMAVSQAFRKRVSRIVLYDLAAGRRVETSRNPARLADDWMEIQSLVARMRGESSWEATPGHLCRYCDFLVCCPEGKAEVGPDAPALMRRTFRR
- the folB gene encoding dihydroneopterin aldolase, coding for MTGRIVVTGVQASGRHGVAPFERERPTELLVDAELDIDIARAASSDSLDDTIDYTEVIREIRRITADSSFALLERLASTIGDRLVELGATRAVVRIAKPAVAASLEAAGVTVEVSR